A window of Argopecten irradians isolate NY chromosome 1, Ai_NY, whole genome shotgun sequence contains these coding sequences:
- the LOC138325533 gene encoding organic cation transporter protein-like: protein MHFDDLLVIIGGFGRYQKIRLFLICLVGILCAFHAMNMVFVGAKPDYQCKISEVNLTRKEFVNTTFRDFEIFLRTAEKGCEIYSPSQTYDLIVSGNLTIDGSTVKGDVNLAKDSCDDWEYSRDVYGPTIVSEFDLVCSQAWLRSTAKTLYFFGRVVGSVVFGQLSDIFGRKPIFLAGLLSLLVAGCVASAAPSMAVFIPFYILQGAAQTGLYLVAFTMCTELVAPQYRLMAGFMIQGFYSIGYMALSLLAYFIRHWRYIELTITLPVVLFSVYLCVLPESVRWLLSKNRMDEARTIIRNVAKVNNVEVSDTMLEDINEKKEQAEESDVRKHTFIDLFRPLAMFAISINVWFNWFVNAMVYYGLSLGTGNLGGDPYINFCIAGAVEIPAYVLCVLFLNKLGRRWPLCGTMVIGGISCIVSGFIPDDLLPVRITFAMIGKFGITASYAIIYLMTAEVFPTVLRNASMGVSSMVAKAGGMLAPVMLELRFVWIPLPLILFGGLSILAGCLALILPETAGRPLPQTVEESLSNKSKTVKQEKWDDGKNTVC, encoded by the exons ATGCATTTTGACGATCTGCTGGTAATTATTGGAGGATTTGGACGTTATCAAAAGATACGATTGTTTCTGATATGCTTGGTTGGAATTTTATGCGCTTTTCATGCCATGAATATGGTCTTTGTTGGTGCTAAACCTGATTATCAGTGCAAAATTAGCGAAGTAAATCTTACGAGAAAGGAATTTGTTAACACGACTTTTagagattttgaaatatttcttcgGACAGCAGAAAAAGGATGCGAGATATACAGCCCGTCACAAACATATGACTTGATAGTCAGCGGAAACCTTACCATCGACGGATCGACAGTTAAAGGAGATGTCAACCTGGCCAAAGATTCTTGTGACGACTGGGAATATTCCCGGGACGTTTACGGACCTACCATTGTATCTGAG TTTGACTTGGTGTGTAGTCAGGCGTGGTTGAGAAGCACAGCAAAGACTCTTTACTTCTTCGGCCGAGTGGTTGGTTCTGTAGTGTTCGGACAACTATCAGATAT TTTTGGAAGGAAGCCTATTTTCCTTGCCGGTCTGCTGTCTCTCCTAGTAGCAGGATGTGTCGCTTCAGCAGCGCCATCTATGGCagtttttattccattttatatCCTGCAGGGGGCAGCACAAACAGGGTTGTATTTAGTTGCGTTCACAATGT GTACAGAGTTAGTGGCGCCACAGTACAGACTGATGGCAGGGTTTATGATCCAGGGCTTCTACAGCATTGGGTATATGGCCCTGTCCTTACTGGCCTATTTCATCCGACACTGGCGCTACATAGAGCTAACTATCACGCTTCCAGTGGTGCTGTTCTCCGTGTATTTATG TGTTCTGCCAGAATCTGTAAGATGGCTACTGTCTAAGAATAGGATGGATGAAGCAAGAACAATCATCAGAAATGTTGCCAAGGTGAACAATGTGGAGGTATCGGATACCATGCTGGAGGATATCAACGAAAAGAAAGAGCAGGCGGAAGAATCCGATGTCAGGAAACATACTTTTATTGATTTGTTTCGGCCACTAGCGATGTTCGCTATCTCAATTAATGTCTGGTTCAATTG GTTTGTTAACGCCATGGTATACTATGGCTTGTCCCTGGGTACCGGGAATCTAGGAGGGGATCCTTATATCAACTTCTGTATTGCCGGGGCTGTGGAGATCCCAGCCTATGTTCTTTGTGTTCTATTCCTCAACAAATTAGGCAGACGTTGGCCCTTATGTGGGACCATGGTTATCGGCGGTATCTCCTGCATCGTGTCAGGATTTATTCCTGATG atCTTTTGCCAGTTAGGATCACGTTTGCAATGATTGGGAAATTTGGAATCACTGCGTCATACGCTATCATCTATCTAATGACAGCTGAGGTATTCCCAACAGTCTTAAG GAACGCGTCGATGGGAGTCTCTTCCATGGTTGCAAAAGCTGGTGGGATGTTAGCACCAGTCATGCTAGAGCTTAGATTTGTTTGGATCCCTCTACCCCTGATATTATTTGGGGGACTGTCGATCCTAGCGGGATGTCTGGCCCTTATACTGCCAGAAACTGCTGGGAGGCCGCTACCTCAGACTGTTGAGGAATCCCTAAGTAACAAATCCAA AACAGTCAAACAGGAGAAATGGGACGACGGTAAAAATACAGTCTGTTAG